From a single Brassica rapa cultivar Chiifu-401-42 chromosome A01, CAAS_Brap_v3.01, whole genome shotgun sequence genomic region:
- the LOC103833714 gene encoding casein kinase 1-like protein 10 translates to MEHVIGGKFKLSRKIGSGSFGEIYIGSNVQTGEEVAVKLEPVKTKHPQLHYESKVYMLLQGGSGIPHLKWYGVEGEYNCMAIDLLGPSLEDLFNYCTRSFSLKTVLMLADQLINRVEYMHIRGFLHRDIKPDNFLMGLGRKANQVYIIDYGLAKKYRDLQTHKHIPYRENKNLTGTARYASVNTHLGIEQSRRDDLESLGYVLMYFLRGSLPWQGLKAGTKKQKYDKISERKMLTPVELLCKSFPSEFTSYFHYCRSLRFEDKPDYSYLKRLFRDLFIREGYQFDYVFDWTILKYPQMGSSSRSKPNPKAALDTPGPSAEKGEMPSEGKDLRERFSGAVEAFARRNVWSPGIRSSKEVLVSEKTRNESARAVMSSSRPGSSGELSENRSSKLFSSGTQKIQPGQESKPTARLGRNDDALRSFDLLTIGSGKRK, encoded by the exons ATGGAGCATGTCATCGGCGGCAAATTCAAGTTGAGTAGGAAGATCGGTAGTGGTTCCTTCGGTGAAATTTATATAG GGAGTAATGTCCAAACGGGAGAAGAAGTTGCTGTTAAGCTG GAACCGGTGAAAACAAAGCATCCTCAACTACACTATGAATCAAAAGTATACATGCTTCTTCAAGGAGGGA GTGGTATTCCTCATCTCAAATGGTACGGTGTGGAGGGTGAATACAACTGCATGGCAATTGACCTTCTTGGTCCCAGCTTAGAGGACTTGTTCAACTACTGCACTCGCTCTTTTTCCTTGAAAACTGTTCTTATGCTTGCTGATCAGTTA ATAAACAGAGTTGAATACATGCACATTAGAGGATTTCTTCACCGTGACATTAAACCAGACAACTTTTTGATGGGTCTCGGTCGCAAAGCAAACCAG GTGTATATCATCGATTATGGGCTTGCTAAAAAGTATAGAGATCTTCAGACACATAAGCATATACCATACAG GGAGAATAAGAATCTAACAGGAACTGCTCGATATGCAAGTGTCAATACACACCTTGGGATTG AGCAAAGTAGAAGAGATGACCTTGAGTCGCTTGGTTACGTGCTCATGTATTTTCTACGAGGAAG TCTACCATGGCAAGGTCTGAAAGCTGGTACCAAGAAACAGAAGTATGACAAGATTAGTGAAAGGAAGATGCTTACTCCTGTTGAG CTTCTTTGCAAGTCATTTCCCTCGGAGTTCACATCCTATTTCCATTACTGCCGATCATTGAGGTTTGAGGACAAACCAGATTATTCATATTTGAAAAGACTCTTCAGGGACCTTTTCATTCGGGAAG GTTATCAGTTCGACTATGTGTTTGATTGGACAATCTTGAAATATCCTCAGATGGGCTCTAGTTCGAGATCAAAG CCAAATCCAAAAGCAGCTCTAGACACTCCAGGACCATCCGCAGAAAAAGGTGAAATGCCTTCAG AGGGGAAGGATCTGCGAGAAAGATTCTCAGGTGCGGTTGAAGCGTTTGCCAGACGAAACGTATGGAGTCCTGGGATTCGCTCTTCCAAAGAAGTG CTCGTGTCTGAGAAAACAAGAAATGAGAGTGCAAGGGCGGTGATGTCAAGCAGCCGACCTGGATCATCAGGTGAGCTGAGCGAGAACCGCTCAAGTAAACTGTTTTCAAGCGGTACCCAAAAGATTCAACCGGGCCAAGAATCTAAGCCAACCGCAAGGCTTGGGCGTAATGATGACGCCCTGAGAAGCTTTGATTTGCTTACTATCGGTTCCGGAAAGAGGAAATGA